From one Actinomyces sp. Marseille-P3109 genomic stretch:
- a CDS encoding fumarate reductase/succinate dehydrogenase flavoprotein subunit — MSASTQPAVGGLYDVGEDLDARLPDCPPEQAWERRRDEYRLVNPSNRRKLTVIVVGAGLAGSGAAATLGRLGYRVECFSLHDAPRRAHSVAAQGGINAARARKVDGDSLARFVKDTVKGGDYRGREADVVRLGLESGRVIDHMEAIGAPFAREYGGQLATRSFGGVQVSRTYYTRGQTGQQLEIACAQALQEQIAAGSVHMHTRTEMLDLIVADSRAQGIVTRDLLTGEVSAHTAHAVVLATGGYGSVYHYSTLAMASNATATWRAHRRGAAFASACMVQFHPTALPVSSHWQSKTTLMSESLRNDGRIWVPARLGDERPPNDIPEDERDYYLERKYPAFGNLTPRDVASRNAREQIESGRGVGPLRNSVYLDFRDALERLGKETIASRYGNLFEMYLDATGEDPYEVPMRIAPGAHFTMGGLWVDFDQMSTIPGLFVGGEASNNYHGANRLGANSLLSASVDGWFVLPLAVPNYLAGLVGSKPLSPDAPEAIQTVAATRERIESLKAVGGTHRPVWFHRRLGEILYAGCGVSRSETGLLRALEEVRALREEFWADVTVVGGQARLNQELERALRVADFLELAEVMILDALDRRESAGAHFREEYATQGGEAQRNDDAWCSVSAWQTGPDGGHTRRSEPLSFSLVPMQVRDYR, encoded by the coding sequence ATGAGTGCGAGCACGCAACCGGCCGTCGGCGGCCTGTACGACGTCGGTGAGGACCTCGACGCGCGCCTGCCGGACTGCCCTCCCGAGCAGGCCTGGGAGCGTCGGCGCGACGAGTACCGCCTGGTCAACCCCTCCAACCGCCGCAAGCTGACCGTCATCGTGGTGGGCGCCGGGCTGGCCGGTTCCGGGGCGGCCGCGACCCTGGGGCGCCTGGGCTACCGGGTGGAGTGCTTCAGCCTGCACGACGCCCCGCGCCGTGCCCACTCGGTGGCCGCGCAGGGCGGGATCAACGCCGCCCGGGCCCGCAAGGTCGACGGCGACTCGCTGGCGCGCTTCGTCAAGGACACCGTCAAGGGCGGGGACTACCGGGGGCGGGAGGCCGACGTCGTGCGCCTGGGGCTGGAGTCCGGCCGGGTCATCGATCACATGGAGGCGATCGGGGCGCCCTTCGCCCGCGAGTACGGCGGCCAGCTCGCCACCCGCTCCTTCGGCGGGGTGCAGGTCTCGCGCACCTACTACACACGCGGGCAGACCGGACAGCAGCTGGAGATCGCCTGCGCCCAGGCCCTCCAGGAGCAGATCGCCGCCGGGAGCGTCCACATGCACACCCGCACTGAGATGCTCGACCTCATCGTGGCCGACTCCCGTGCCCAGGGCATCGTCACCCGGGATCTGCTCACCGGCGAGGTGAGCGCCCACACCGCTCACGCCGTCGTGCTGGCCACCGGCGGCTACGGCAGCGTCTACCACTACTCGACCCTGGCCATGGCCTCCAACGCCACCGCCACCTGGCGCGCCCACCGGCGCGGGGCGGCCTTCGCCTCCGCCTGCATGGTGCAGTTCCACCCCACGGCGCTGCCGGTGAGCTCGCACTGGCAGTCCAAGACCACCCTCATGAGCGAGTCCCTGCGCAACGACGGGCGCATCTGGGTGCCCGCGCGCCTCGGGGACGAGCGGCCCCCGAACGACATCCCCGAGGACGAGCGCGACTACTACCTGGAGCGCAAGTACCCGGCCTTCGGCAACCTCACCCCGCGCGACGTGGCCTCACGCAACGCCCGTGAGCAGATCGAGTCCGGCCGCGGCGTCGGGCCGCTGCGCAACTCGGTCTACCTCGACTTCCGCGACGCGCTGGAGCGGCTGGGCAAGGAGACCATCGCCTCGCGCTACGGCAACCTGTTCGAGATGTACCTCGACGCCACCGGCGAGGACCCTTACGAGGTGCCCATGCGCATCGCCCCGGGCGCCCACTTCACGATGGGTGGGCTGTGGGTGGACTTCGACCAGATGTCCACCATCCCGGGACTGTTCGTGGGCGGGGAGGCCTCGAACAACTACCACGGCGCCAACCGCCTGGGGGCGAACTCGCTGCTGAGCGCCAGCGTGGACGGCTGGTTCGTGCTGCCGCTGGCAGTGCCGAACTACCTGGCCGGGCTGGTGGGCAGCAAGCCCCTGAGCCCCGACGCACCGGAGGCGATCCAGACCGTGGCCGCAACCCGTGAGCGCATCGAGTCACTGAAGGCGGTGGGCGGAACCCACCGTCCCGTGTGGTTCCACCGCCGTCTGGGTGAGATCCTCTACGCCGGCTGCGGGGTCAGCCGCTCCGAGACGGGGCTGCTGCGTGCGCTGGAGGAGGTGCGCGCCCTGCGCGAGGAGTTCTGGGCCGACGTCACCGTGGTCGGGGGCCAGGCGCGACTCAATCAGGAGCTGGAGAGGGCACTGCGGGTCGCCGACTTCCTGGAGCTGGCGGAGGTCATGATCCTTGACGCCCTGGACCGGCGCGAGTCCGCCGGCGCCCACTTCCGCGAGGAGTACGCGACGCAGGGCGGCGAGGCCCAGCGCAATGACGATGCCTGGTGCTCCGTGTCGGCCTGGCAGACGGGGCCCGACGGCGGGCACACACGCCGGTCCGAGCCGCTGAGCTTCTCGCTGGTGCCCATGCAGGTGAGGGATTACCGATGA
- a CDS encoding ABC transporter permease gives MAYILKRLGYYLVALWASITLNFLLPRLMPGDPVSRMFARSGARLTETQALQLRRLFGLDDAPLWQQYLRYLRSVLTGDLGVSISRFPAPVSEVIGSQIGWTVLLGGAALVIAAGAGSLLGILAAWRRGGAADSILVPLLVLLGSFPYFWLAMGALYVLGVGLGWFPLRHAYTAGTVVDWTSPTFLADVAQHLALPALTIVAVSLGGWALGMRNTMISTASQDYILLAEAKGLARSRIMLRYAARNAMLPTVTNIGTSLGFVVGGSMLTEVVFAYPGIGYQLFSAVSALDYPLMQGIFLTITAAVLAANLLVDLVYVRLDPRVRASGQGES, from the coding sequence GTGGCCTACATCCTCAAGCGCCTGGGTTACTACCTCGTGGCCCTCTGGGCCTCGATCACCCTCAACTTCCTCCTGCCCCGGCTCATGCCCGGCGACCCCGTCTCACGCATGTTCGCCCGCTCCGGTGCCCGTCTCACCGAGACGCAGGCCCTCCAGCTGCGCCGGCTGTTCGGGCTGGACGACGCACCCCTGTGGCAGCAGTACCTCAGGTACCTCCGGTCCGTCCTCACCGGGGACCTGGGAGTGTCCATCTCCCGCTTCCCGGCCCCCGTCAGCGAGGTCATCGGCAGCCAGATCGGCTGGACCGTCCTGCTGGGCGGAGCCGCCCTGGTCATCGCGGCCGGCGCCGGCAGCCTGCTGGGGATCCTGGCGGCCTGGCGGCGCGGGGGAGCGGCCGACTCGATCCTCGTGCCCCTCCTGGTCCTCCTCGGCTCCTTCCCCTACTTCTGGCTGGCCATGGGCGCCCTCTACGTCCTGGGCGTGGGGCTGGGCTGGTTCCCGCTGCGCCACGCCTACACCGCAGGGACCGTCGTGGACTGGACCAGCCCGACCTTCCTGGCCGATGTCGCCCAGCACCTCGCGCTGCCGGCCCTCACCATCGTCGCGGTCTCCCTGGGCGGCTGGGCCCTGGGGATGCGCAACACGATGATCTCCACCGCCTCCCAGGACTACATCCTCCTGGCCGAGGCCAAGGGGCTCGCGCGCTCGCGGATCATGCTGCGCTACGCCGCCCGCAACGCCATGCTGCCCACAGTGACCAACATCGGCACGTCACTCGGTTTCGTCGTCGGCGGCTCCATGCTCACCGAGGTCGTCTTCGCCTACCCAGGCATCGGCTACCAGCTCTTCAGCGCTGTGAGCGCCCTGGACTACCCGCTCATGCAGGGCATCTTCCTGACCATCACCGCCGCCGTCCTGGCCGCGAACCTCCTGGTCGACCTCGTCTACGTCCGCCTCGACCCCCGCGTGCGCGCCAGCGGTCAGGGGGAGTCATGA
- a CDS encoding ABC transporter ATP-binding protein/permease, with amino-acid sequence MSPARRRRGPLAGLLSSLTRSRRARAGTTILALFAIAALLAPVISPGDPARITGAPACGPSPAHWLGVTPKGQDVLAMTLWGARSSLAVGLGAGVLATLVALVVGLTSAYLGRAVDGLLSVVTNVFLLLPGLPLLVVLAAYMPPGWASTLIVLVVTGWAGAARVLRAQAMSLRGTDFVEAAVVAGEGPVRIMAGEMLPNMASVVMSTLLGCVNAAIGAQAGLEFLGLGSSGSVSWGTNLHWAATDGALMTGRWWTFVPSGLAIALVAYALALINAGVDEATNPRLRRPTRGGPDVERPVSLPAHSAGPIVEDGGDREPLLRIEDLSVEYGADGGERADGGRRVVGVDRFSLTVGPGEVVGLAGPSGCGKTTAAAAIMRLLGPTARVTSGRVMVGGRDVLALDPGELRRLRWREVALVPQSAMNALNPVTTIGEQVADVLTTHEGLRRRAARERAAELLESVGIPVGRLRAYPHQLSGGQRQRIVIAMALALGPRLLILDEPTTALDVVVQREVMALVLSLKARLGFSVLLITHDLSLMAGVCDRIGVMEAGRLVEEGPTASILTAPTHPATKVLMAGLPVRPDPGRPPEAPTEPVLEVKGLSKDFPAGGLLSRRTIQALAGVDLTLHRGEILALVGRTGSGKSTLARIIARLEAPTAGRLLLEGRDVLARGPRRASRQYRNRVQMVFQDPFASLNPAHSVERTLGRALALHRSAPESGGGTDDQTDAVAEAARLLDAVGLEPGLLGARPHELSGGQRQRVAIARALACGPEVLVADEPTSMLDAPLRAGILDLLARLRQERGLSILYITHDLASARYLADTTAVLQAGRLVETGPTAELMKHPAQPYTRLLLSALPAPKPPAASRG; translated from the coding sequence ATGAGCCCGGCCCGACGGCGCAGGGGCCCCCTGGCCGGACTGCTCTCCTCCCTGACCCGCTCCCGCCGGGCCCGGGCCGGGACGACGATCCTCGCCCTGTTCGCCATCGCCGCGCTCCTGGCCCCCGTCATCAGTCCCGGCGACCCCGCCCGCATCACGGGCGCACCGGCCTGCGGCCCGAGCCCGGCCCACTGGCTCGGCGTGACTCCCAAGGGGCAGGACGTACTCGCCATGACCCTGTGGGGTGCCCGATCCTCCCTGGCCGTGGGCCTGGGCGCCGGCGTGCTGGCGACCCTCGTGGCCCTCGTCGTCGGCCTCACCTCGGCATATCTGGGGCGGGCGGTCGACGGCCTGCTGTCCGTGGTCACCAACGTCTTCCTCCTGCTGCCGGGGCTGCCGCTGCTCGTCGTCCTGGCCGCCTACATGCCCCCGGGGTGGGCCAGCACCCTCATCGTCCTCGTCGTCACCGGCTGGGCCGGGGCCGCCCGCGTCCTGCGTGCCCAGGCCATGAGCCTGCGCGGCACCGACTTCGTGGAGGCCGCCGTCGTCGCTGGGGAAGGACCCGTGCGGATCATGGCGGGGGAGATGCTGCCCAACATGGCCTCCGTCGTCATGTCGACGCTGCTGGGCTGCGTCAACGCCGCCATCGGCGCCCAGGCCGGGCTCGAGTTCCTGGGGCTCGGCTCGTCCGGCTCCGTGTCCTGGGGCACCAACCTCCACTGGGCCGCCACCGACGGCGCCCTCATGACCGGCCGCTGGTGGACTTTCGTGCCCTCGGGCCTGGCCATCGCGCTGGTCGCATACGCCCTGGCCCTCATCAACGCCGGCGTCGACGAGGCCACCAACCCCCGCCTGCGCCGGCCGACTCGGGGAGGCCCTGACGTGGAGCGCCCCGTCAGCCTTCCGGCACACTCGGCCGGCCCGATCGTCGAAGACGGCGGGGACCGCGAGCCGCTCCTGCGCATCGAGGACCTGAGCGTCGAGTACGGCGCCGACGGCGGTGAACGCGCAGACGGCGGCCGTCGCGTCGTCGGCGTCGACCGTTTCAGCCTCACTGTCGGGCCAGGCGAGGTGGTGGGCCTGGCCGGTCCCTCCGGCTGCGGCAAGACGACGGCCGCAGCCGCGATCATGCGGTTGCTGGGCCCCACGGCGCGCGTGACCTCCGGCCGTGTCATGGTGGGCGGGCGCGACGTCCTGGCCCTGGATCCGGGTGAGCTGCGCCGCCTGCGTTGGCGGGAGGTCGCCCTCGTCCCCCAGTCCGCCATGAACGCCCTCAACCCCGTCACGACGATCGGCGAGCAGGTCGCCGATGTCCTGACCACCCATGAGGGCCTACGACGACGCGCCGCCCGCGAGCGCGCCGCCGAGCTCCTGGAGTCCGTCGGCATTCCGGTTGGCCGGCTGCGCGCCTACCCCCACCAGCTCTCCGGTGGGCAGCGCCAGCGCATCGTCATCGCCATGGCCCTGGCGCTCGGGCCCCGCCTGCTCATCCTGGATGAGCCGACCACGGCACTCGACGTCGTCGTCCAGCGGGAGGTCATGGCACTGGTGCTCAGTCTGAAAGCCCGTTTGGGCTTCTCCGTCCTGCTCATCACCCACGACCTGTCCCTCATGGCCGGGGTGTGCGACCGCATCGGCGTCATGGAGGCGGGTCGCCTCGTGGAGGAAGGGCCGACCGCCAGCATCCTGACCGCTCCCACGCACCCGGCCACGAAGGTGCTCATGGCCGGCCTGCCGGTGCGGCCCGACCCCGGCCGCCCGCCGGAGGCGCCGACGGAGCCGGTCCTCGAGGTGAAAGGCCTGTCCAAGGACTTTCCCGCCGGCGGCTTGCTCTCGCGACGCACCATCCAGGCCCTGGCCGGCGTCGACCTGACCCTGCACCGCGGCGAGATCCTCGCCCTGGTAGGGCGGACCGGCTCGGGCAAGTCGACCCTCGCCCGCATCATCGCGCGCCTGGAGGCCCCCACCGCGGGGCGCCTCCTTCTGGAGGGGCGCGACGTCCTGGCCCGCGGGCCGCGCCGTGCCTCCCGCCAGTACCGCAACCGGGTCCAGATGGTCTTCCAGGATCCCTTCGCCTCCCTCAACCCGGCCCACAGCGTCGAGCGCACGCTGGGACGGGCCCTCGCCCTGCACCGGAGCGCGCCGGAATCCGGCGGGGGAACCGACGACCAGACCGACGCCGTGGCCGAGGCTGCCCGGCTGTTGGACGCCGTCGGCCTGGAGCCCGGCCTCCTGGGGGCGCGTCCCCACGAGCTCTCCGGCGGGCAGCGTCAGCGCGTGGCCATCGCCCGGGCCCTGGCCTGCGGCCCGGAGGTGCTGGTGGCCGACGAACCCACCTCGATGCTGGACGCCCCGCTGCGCGCCGGCATCCTCGACCTGCTGGCGCGGCTGCGCCAGGAGCGAGGCCTGTCCATCCTCTACATCACCCACGACCTGGCCTCGGCCCGCTACCTCGCCGACACGACGGCGGTGCTCCAGGCCGGCCGCCTCGTGGAGACCG
- a CDS encoding ABC transporter substrate-binding protein has protein sequence MPTEVSPRWPGPSRRRVLAGGAGGALAVLLAASGCSKSSSGPRLLTIPREDMGTFTRNFNPFTTNSAPMTGQAVYEPLLIVNPLSGEITPWLAESWAMSDDAASLTFHLRPGVTWSDGRPLVAKDVVTTFAVHRAVTGGYDYLDSVTANNATAVTLTFTRPCSVALQELGSQLIAPDHVWSAISEPAKYPNPDPVATGPFTKVTSFQAQSFDLMPNPTYWGNKRQDDDVGDSPSSSATASTADHASVPGIRMLAFAGNDSANLAAVSGDVDWAPQYMADIQSAYIDKDPAHRHYWFPGADSTIQWTLNTTRAPYNDPAFRKALSQAVDRTTICATGMSGYAQPADPTGLGDSFQAWKDPAVAAAPLCTYDKAAAAAALDAAGYALGADSKRLGLDGKPLALTISVGSTSSDWVSVAQIIVQNLADVGISATIDSPDWSEVTAALETGTFETAVCWSSLGATPYTYYEATMSTQKVKPIGTHALENYHRFGDEQATALLSQFAATTDQARQIEICHQIQQRYADQLPVIPLFPGPIWGAYTDEHFTGWPSQDNPYASLSTRAATTVLVLNSLRPRA, from the coding sequence GTGCCCACCGAGGTCTCACCCCGCTGGCCAGGACCGTCCCGCCGCCGGGTCCTGGCCGGAGGCGCCGGCGGAGCCCTCGCGGTCCTCCTGGCCGCCTCCGGGTGCTCCAAGAGCTCCAGCGGCCCGCGCCTGCTGACGATCCCGCGCGAGGACATGGGTACCTTCACCCGCAACTTCAACCCCTTCACCACCAACAGCGCCCCCATGACCGGGCAGGCCGTCTACGAGCCCCTCCTCATCGTCAATCCCCTCAGCGGCGAGATCACCCCCTGGCTCGCCGAGTCCTGGGCCATGTCCGACGATGCCGCCTCCCTCACCTTCCACCTGCGCCCCGGCGTGACCTGGTCCGACGGCAGGCCCCTGGTCGCCAAGGACGTCGTCACTACCTTCGCCGTCCACCGCGCCGTCACCGGCGGCTACGACTACCTCGACTCCGTCACCGCCAACAACGCCACCGCAGTCACCCTCACCTTCACCCGCCCCTGCTCCGTCGCCCTGCAGGAGCTCGGCAGCCAGCTCATCGCCCCCGACCACGTGTGGTCCGCCATCTCCGAGCCCGCCAAGTACCCCAACCCCGACCCCGTGGCCACCGGACCCTTCACCAAGGTCACCAGCTTCCAGGCCCAGTCCTTCGACCTCATGCCCAACCCCACCTACTGGGGCAACAAGCGCCAGGACGACGACGTCGGTGACTCCCCCTCGAGCTCCGCCACCGCCAGCACGGCCGACCACGCCTCGGTCCCCGGCATCCGCATGCTGGCCTTCGCCGGCAACGACAGTGCCAACCTGGCCGCCGTCAGCGGCGACGTCGACTGGGCGCCCCAGTACATGGCCGACATCCAGAGCGCCTACATCGACAAGGACCCCGCCCACCGCCACTACTGGTTCCCCGGCGCAGACTCCACCATCCAGTGGACCCTCAACACCACCAGGGCCCCCTACAACGACCCCGCCTTCCGCAAGGCCCTCAGCCAGGCCGTCGACCGCACGACCATCTGCGCCACCGGCATGTCCGGCTACGCCCAGCCCGCCGACCCCACCGGCCTGGGGGACAGCTTCCAGGCCTGGAAGGACCCGGCCGTGGCCGCCGCACCCCTGTGCACCTACGACAAGGCCGCCGCGGCCGCCGCCCTCGATGCCGCCGGATACGCCCTCGGGGCCGACTCCAAGCGCCTGGGCCTGGACGGCAAGCCGCTCGCCCTGACGATCTCGGTGGGCTCGACGTCGTCGGACTGGGTCAGCGTGGCCCAGATCATCGTCCAGAACCTCGCCGACGTCGGCATCAGCGCCACCATCGACTCACCGGACTGGAGCGAGGTCACCGCAGCCCTGGAGACCGGCACCTTCGAGACCGCCGTGTGCTGGTCCTCGCTGGGCGCCACCCCGTACACCTACTACGAGGCGACCATGAGCACCCAGAAGGTCAAGCCGATCGGCACCCACGCCCTGGAGAACTACCACCGCTTCGGCGACGAGCAGGCCACCGCCCTGCTCAGCCAGTTCGCCGCCACCACCGACCAGGCCCGCCAGATCGAGATCTGCCACCAGATCCAGCAGCGCTACGCCGACCAGCTCCCCGTCATCCCCCTGTTCCCCGGGCCGATCTGGGGTGCCTACACCGACGAGCACTTCACCGGATGGCCCAGCCAGGACAACCCCTACGCCTCACTGAGCACCCGCGCCGCCACCACCGTCCTGGTCCTCAACTCCCTCAGACCCCGTGCCTGA
- a CDS encoding succinate dehydrogenase cytochrome b subunit has translation MTPTTAHAPEAARPVGDALPPRRRRRTPVWASQRVLKATMAVTGTIMALFVMVHMIGNLKVLAGPEAFNGYAAWLREVAYPLLPHEGLLWAMRLALGACIVLHVAAGITLWRRARGARGPFRRRALPARTIGARSMLVTGALIGVFVLVHILDLTIGRLIAPESFQAPTTSNGELQVSAYHNLVASLSRPGMAVFYSLVMLALSLHLAQGLWNVVIDLGGTGPRLRQACRAVALAVALAIAVVNGLLPVLICTGVIG, from the coding sequence ATGACACCCACGACCGCCCATGCCCCTGAGGCCGCCCGACCCGTCGGTGACGCGCTGCCGCCCCGGCGCAGGCGCCGCACCCCCGTGTGGGCCTCGCAGCGGGTCCTCAAGGCGACCATGGCGGTCACGGGCACGATCATGGCCCTGTTCGTCATGGTCCACATGATCGGCAACCTCAAGGTTCTCGCGGGTCCTGAGGCCTTCAACGGCTACGCCGCCTGGCTGCGGGAGGTCGCCTACCCGCTCCTACCGCATGAGGGCCTCCTGTGGGCGATGCGCCTGGCGCTGGGCGCGTGCATCGTGCTGCACGTGGCCGCGGGAATCACGCTGTGGCGGCGCGCGAGGGGTGCGCGCGGGCCCTTCCGACGTCGGGCTCTGCCCGCCCGCACCATCGGCGCTCGCTCCATGCTCGTCACCGGCGCCCTCATCGGGGTCTTCGTCCTCGTCCACATCCTCGACCTGACCATCGGCCGCCTCATCGCCCCTGAGAGCTTCCAGGCGCCGACGACGTCGAACGGCGAGCTGCAGGTCAGCGCCTACCACAACCTCGTGGCGAGCCTGTCGCGTCCCGGCATGGCGGTCTTCTACAGCCTGGTCATGCTGGCACTGTCCCTCCATCTGGCGCAGGGCCTGTGGAACGTGGTCATCGACCTGGGCGGCACCGGTCCCCGGCTGCGCCAGGCGTGCCGTGCCGTCGCCCTGGCCGTGGCCCTGGCCATCGCGGTCGTCAACGGTCTGCTGCCGGTGCTCATCTGCACGGGGGTGATCGGATGA